One bacterium genomic window carries:
- a CDS encoding N-acetylmuramoyl-L-alanine amidase: protein MKIALDPGHGGIYTGAIGTVPYELREKDVTLAICLKMKDLLKAAGHKVILTRSSDVHLAEAMREDLRQRAGIANLAAADLLVSVHCNAFSDPNPEGIETWHRPHSAASEKLARAIQTALMVKFGNHLNRGVKAKDLLLFRHANMPACHVETEFLTNPAQLEFLASEFNQAAIAGAIAEGVLQMAKASHSRR, encoded by the coding sequence CAATCGGCACGGTACCCTACGAATTGCGTGAGAAGGACGTGACACTCGCGATTTGCCTGAAGATGAAGGATCTGCTCAAGGCCGCCGGCCACAAAGTCATACTGACGCGCAGCAGCGATGTGCACCTGGCCGAGGCCATGCGTGAGGATCTGCGCCAGCGCGCGGGAATCGCCAATCTCGCGGCCGCCGATCTGCTGGTCAGCGTTCATTGCAACGCGTTTTCCGACCCCAATCCCGAGGGCATCGAGACCTGGCATCGCCCGCATTCCGCGGCCTCGGAAAAATTGGCGCGCGCCATTCAAACCGCGTTGATGGTGAAATTCGGCAACCATCTCAACCGCGGGGTCAAAGCCAAGGACTTGCTGCTGTTTCGTCATGCCAACATGCCGGCGTGCCACGTTGAGACGGAATTTCTCACCAATCCCGCTCAACTCGAGTTTCTCGCCTCGGAGTTCAACCAGGCGGCCATCGCCGGGGCCATTGCCGAAGGCGTGTTGCAGATGGCCAAAGCGTCGCACTCCCGCCGGTGA